The following are from one region of the Vanessa atalanta chromosome 5, ilVanAtal1.2, whole genome shotgun sequence genome:
- the LOC125063895 gene encoding protein misato, which produces MSTREILTLQFGQYSNYIGAHFWNIQELSFDYTGTSKTECNHDILYREGQTAAGEVTYTPRLLLVDLKGSLKTLPASGGLEELNLEENLPWDAVEKLEQPGPSKNEFLKDIDSENASKMENKQYNLEQEIDTWTDYLYPRFHSRTVNVIKEYESGNANESFDTNCSGRLIWKSDFGESFTDNIRKYVEECDSMQGFQVNFDCTDGFAGLALGCIEHLSDEYTKSILAYPIIASHYSDNSPSTEEEREISNLKDSIRLVNIALSIEELSQHADLFVPLCTGDKGWRKPGNPRLFDYVNYNPKLYYHSSALLASALDTLSQKYRHKGSIHTMSDICADMTGYGRKMAAATLGIPFALNESEYLIDYLNKTTKPLYRSITPSCKIATDKLFQLITVRGIPESYLKAPMKEAKEQMNLAAYKCNNVKEMFELYFQANNFLSATNVTVCEKPLELKTPYPCIFSDNLNKYGFVRDNNQVEKTISCPLIAGYHNGNFMADMIEKLHRDVNRIKFAKLHKFQQEGLEFADYTESLNRLAEFKDNYEDDFEL; this is translated from the exons atGTCTACTCGTGAGATACTTACGTTGCAATTTGGTcagtattcaaattatataggAGCACATTTTTGGAACATACAAGAGCTAAGTTTTGACTACACTGGCACCTCAAAGACCGAATGCaatcatgatattttatatagagaAGGTCAAACTGCTGCGGGAGAAGTTACTTATACGCCTCGTTTGCTCTTGGTTGATTTGAAAGGTTCTCTTAAAACTTTACCAGCAAGTGGGGGTTTAgaagaattaaatttagaagAAAATCTGCCATGGGATGCTGTCGAAAAACTTGAACAACCAGGACCTAGTAAGAATgagtttttaaaagatattgaCTCTGAAAATGCATCTAAGAtggaaaataaacaatataacttAGAGCAAGAAATTGATACATGGACTGATTATTTGTATCCCAGGTTTCACTCTCGTACTGTAAATGTTATCAAGGAATATGAATCTGGAAATGCAAAt GAAAGTTTTGACACTAATTGCTCTGGTCGTCTTATATGGAAATCAGATTTTGGAGAATCATTTACTGATAACATTCGAAAATATGTAGAGGAATGTGACAGCATGCAAGGTTTTCAAGTTAATTTTGATTGCACAGATGGTTTTGCAGGCCTGGCTTTGGGTTGCATTGAACATCTTTCAGATGAATACACAAAGAGTATATTAGCATACCCCATTATAGCATCACACTATTCTGATAATAGCCCATCTACAGAAGAAGAAAGAGAGATATCAAATCTAAAGGATTCCATAAGATTAGTTAACATTGCACTATCAATTGAAGAATTGTCACAACATGCCGACTTATTTGTACCTTTATGTACTGGGGACAAAGGATGGCGGAAACCTGGAAACCCAAGATTATTTGATTATGTGAATTATAACCCAAAATTATACTACCATTCTTCAGCTTTACTTGCATCAGCATTAGATACATTGAGTCAAAAATATAGGCATAAAGGTAGTATTCATACTATGTCTGATATATGCGCCGATATGACAGGGTATGGAAGAAAAATGGCTGCAGCAACTCTTGGAATACCATTTGCATTAAATGAATCTGAATATCTCAttgattatttgaataaaacaactAAACCACTTTACAGATCAATAACACCTAGCTGTAAAATTGCCACAGATAAACTTTTCCAACTTATTACTGTTAGAGGAATACCTGAGTCCTATCTAAAGGCACCTATGAAAGAAGCTAAAGAACAAATGAATCTAGCAGCATATAAATGTAACAATGTAAAAGAAATGTTTGAATTGTATTTCCAAGCCAACAATTTCCTTTCAGCAACCAATGTTACAGTATGTGAGAAACCATTGGAGTTAAAAACTCCATATCCATGTATTTTCTCAGATAATTTGAATAAGTATGGATTTGTTCGGGATAATAATCAGGTAGAGAAAACAATAAGTTGTCCATTGATAGCAGGATACCATAATGGAAATTTTATGGCTGATATGATAGAGAAGCTTCATAGAGATGTTAACAGAATTAAATTTGCTAAACTCCATAAATTCCAACAAGAAGGATTGGAATTTGCTGATTACACAGAAAGTTTAAACAGATTAGCAGAGTTTAAAGATAATTATGAAGATGATTTTGaactttaa
- the LOC125063888 gene encoding calcium homeostasis endoplasmic reticulum protein isoform X2 yields MAAAPALQQWLAANSAPPTAQHSVDIDNIVAQINMLKEQITQSENNLNAQHTVLIQQQQAKINELVSKAQVETIQIMAEENNISLSELDNILQPIIDTCTKDSISTGKGWILQHATTHDAGKVISQHLLRKVTQPGAAFTQKLHIIYLVNDVLHHCARKNAEDLKKNLENVVVPMFCNASIAVTEEQEAKLNKLLRLWESKSNYFDSTVIEKMKSPTSSYQEYQNNLIAQHSNAIAHLTQQTKATCENYQSQHQAFVAHTMQQIQQMEMQKHAIELQNSHDHNKETQQQNNIQNPFQPNNFGDQGYQQMSSYDQNFNSGHQQYGSESGDNYASNNSISGNENSYDSQTFDQITSQKKPDIIEEPDLSNLPNVNFSQPPPGFKPLESSPILAFQNGLPDLSKPPPGFPPFPEINNEELMPSVPYFELPAGLMVPLIMLEDDKYKPLDPAKIRLPPPAPPNERLLAAVDAFYASPNHERPRDNEGWEKLGLYEYYKAKNSARKNKEEAIAQGLRQKSKSPSPVPKDLQKQPTPPGRRYRSLSRTPERSSPKKSRSRSPSPRRKTSWRRDRDRESRRRSRSRSRSRSRSRSRERERHRESPRARRVERSRSPTPPSFLGGSAFPSTSSGLDSSNKGHQLLQKMGWSQGGLGAAGQGIAEPISGGAVRDRQDQYKGVGVNLNDPYENFRKNKGAAFITRMKERALERSS; encoded by the exons ATGGCAGCGGCTCCCGCGCTGCAGCAGTGGCTGGCAGCAAACTCCGCGCCACCCACTGCGCAGCACTCTGTCGACATCGACAACATCGTTGCTCAGATCAACATGCTTAAGGAACAAATAACTCAGTCTGAAAACAATCTCAATGCCCAGCATACG gTATTGATTCAACAACAGCAAGCTAAAATCAATGAGCTGGTGAGTAAGGCTCAAGTGGAGACCATACAAATAATGGCAGAAGAAAATAACATTAGTCTCTCTGAGCTCGACAACATCTTGCAACCAATCATCGATACTTGTACTAAAGATAGTATTTCTACAG GAAAAGGCTGGATTTTGCAACATGCTACAACTCATGATGCAGGCAAGGTGATATCACAGCATCTCCTCAGAAAAGTGACCCAGCCTGGTGCAGCATTCACTCAAAAGCTGCACATCATTTATCTCGTCAATGATGTTCTCCACCACTG TGCACGCAAAAACGCAGAAGATCTCAAGAAAAATTTGGAAAATGTGGTGGTTCCAATGTTTTGCAATGCCAGTATag CCGTCACAGAAGAGCAGGAGGCCAAGTTGAACAAGTTGCTGCGTCTCTGGGAATCTAAGTCAAATTACTTCGACTCTACTGTTATAGAGAAAATGAAGAGTCCTACAAGCTCATACCAGGAGTATCAAAACAACTTGATTGCCCAACACTCTAATGCCATTGCACATTTAACACAACAAACAAAAGCTACATGTGAAAA cTATCAATCACAGCATCAAGCATTTGTTGCTCATACAATGCAACAAATACAACAAATGGAAATGCAGAAACATGCAATTGAATTACAAAATAGTCACGATCATAACAAAGAAACACAGCAAcagaataatattcaaaatcctTTCCAACCCAATAATTTCGGTGATCAAGGATATCAACAAATGTCAAGTTATGATCAGAATTTTAACTCTGGTCACCAACAGTATGGCAGTGAAAGTGGTGATAATTATGCCTCAAATAATAGTATAAGTGGTAATGAAAATAGTTACGACAGTCAGACATTTGATCAAATAACAAGCCAAAAGAAACCAGACATTATAGAGGAGCCAGACTTGTCAAATCTTCCCAATGTAAATTTTTCTCAACCACCACCAGGCTTTAAACCACTAGAAAGTTCACCAATATTAGCATTCCAGAATGGTCTTCCAGATCTTAGCAAGCCTCCTCCTGGATTTCCACCATTCCCTGAGATTAATAATGAGGAATTAATGCCTTCAGTTCCTTATTTTGAGTTGCCGGCCGGTTTAATGGTACCTCTAATTATG CTGGAGGACGATAAGTACAAACCACTAGACCCTGCAAAAATCCGCCTCCCACCACCAGCGCCGCCAAATGAAAGATTACTAGCTGCTGTAGATGCTTTCTATGCTTCACCAAATCATGAAAGGCCTAGAGACAA cgagGGTTGGGAGAAATTAGGACTGTATGAATACTACAAAGCAAAGAATTCAGCTCGAAAAAATAAGGAAGAAGCAATTGCTCAAGGTTTAAGACAAAAGTCGAAATCTCCGAGCCCCGTCCCGAAAGACTTACAAAAACAACCAACACCACCGGGAAGGAGATACAG gtCGTTAAGTAGGACACCAGAGAGATCATCACCAAAAAAGTCTCGATCGCGTTCGCCTTCACCGCGCCGAAAAACTTCATGGAGGCGAGATAGAGACAGGGAGA GTCGCCGGAGGTCACGTTCTCGGTCTCGCTCGCGGTCGCGCAGTCGCTCGCGGGAACGCGAACGCCATCGGGAGTCGCCGCGTGCGCGTCGCGTCGAGCGCTCCCGGTCACCCACTCCGCCTAGCTTCTT AGGCGGTTCGGCATTTCCCAGCACGTCTAGCGGGCTGGACTCGAGCAACAAAGGACACCAGCTCCTGCAAAAGATGGGCTGGAGCCAGGGCGGACTGGGCGCAGCCGGACAAGGTATCGCAGAGCCAATTAGTGGTGGTGCTGTGCGGGATCGACAGGACCAATACAAAG GTGTTGGGGTTAATTTAAATGACCCCTATGAAAACTTCAGAAAGAACAAAGGTGCAGCATTTATTACAAGAATGAAAGAGAGAGCGTTGGAGCGGTCATCGTGA
- the LOC125063888 gene encoding calcium homeostasis endoplasmic reticulum protein isoform X1 yields the protein MELPQPPQDQDLRNIIDKLAQFVARNGPEFEKMTKTKQKNNPKFSFLYGGEYFNYYQYKVTTEQAILKQSAGGQAAPAPAGAYMAQNRQYVMPQQASATPAQLGLVASMAAAPALQQWLAANSAPPTAQHSVDIDNIVAQINMLKEQITQSENNLNAQHTVLIQQQQAKINELVSKAQVETIQIMAEENNISLSELDNILQPIIDTCTKDSISTGKGWILQHATTHDAGKVISQHLLRKVTQPGAAFTQKLHIIYLVNDVLHHCARKNAEDLKKNLENVVVPMFCNASIAVTEEQEAKLNKLLRLWESKSNYFDSTVIEKMKSPTSSYQEYQNNLIAQHSNAIAHLTQQTKATCENYQSQHQAFVAHTMQQIQQMEMQKHAIELQNSHDHNKETQQQNNIQNPFQPNNFGDQGYQQMSSYDQNFNSGHQQYGSESGDNYASNNSISGNENSYDSQTFDQITSQKKPDIIEEPDLSNLPNVNFSQPPPGFKPLESSPILAFQNGLPDLSKPPPGFPPFPEINNEELMPSVPYFELPAGLMVPLIMLEDDKYKPLDPAKIRLPPPAPPNERLLAAVDAFYASPNHERPRDNEGWEKLGLYEYYKAKNSARKNKEEAIAQGLRQKSKSPSPVPKDLQKQPTPPGRRYRSLSRTPERSSPKKSRSRSPSPRRKTSWRRDRDRESRRRSRSRSRSRSRSRSRERERHRESPRARRVERSRSPTPPSFLGGSAFPSTSSGLDSSNKGHQLLQKMGWSQGGLGAAGQGIAEPISGGAVRDRQDQYKGVGVNLNDPYENFRKNKGAAFITRMKERALERSS from the exons atggAGCTTCCGCAACCACCGCAGG atCAAGATCTGCGCAATATAATAGACAAACTTGCGCAGTTTGTCGCAAGAAATGGCCCGGAATTCGAGAAGATGACCAAGACAAAGCAAAAAAACAACCCCAAGTTCAGTTTTCTCTACGGCGGGGAATACTTCAACTATTACCAGTATAAAGTGACGACAGAGCAAGCAA TTCTAAAGCAATCGGCCGGTGGCCAGGCGGCACCCGCTCCCGCCGGGGCTTATATGGCACAGAACAGGCAATATGTAATGCCCCAACAGGCCAGCGCGACGCCAGCGCAGTTGGGGCTGGTGGCGTCGATGGCAGCGGCTCCCGCGCTGCAGCAGTGGCTGGCAGCAAACTCCGCGCCACCCACTGCGCAGCACTCTGTCGACATCGACAACATCGTTGCTCAGATCAACATGCTTAAGGAACAAATAACTCAGTCTGAAAACAATCTCAATGCCCAGCATACG gTATTGATTCAACAACAGCAAGCTAAAATCAATGAGCTGGTGAGTAAGGCTCAAGTGGAGACCATACAAATAATGGCAGAAGAAAATAACATTAGTCTCTCTGAGCTCGACAACATCTTGCAACCAATCATCGATACTTGTACTAAAGATAGTATTTCTACAG GAAAAGGCTGGATTTTGCAACATGCTACAACTCATGATGCAGGCAAGGTGATATCACAGCATCTCCTCAGAAAAGTGACCCAGCCTGGTGCAGCATTCACTCAAAAGCTGCACATCATTTATCTCGTCAATGATGTTCTCCACCACTG TGCACGCAAAAACGCAGAAGATCTCAAGAAAAATTTGGAAAATGTGGTGGTTCCAATGTTTTGCAATGCCAGTATag CCGTCACAGAAGAGCAGGAGGCCAAGTTGAACAAGTTGCTGCGTCTCTGGGAATCTAAGTCAAATTACTTCGACTCTACTGTTATAGAGAAAATGAAGAGTCCTACAAGCTCATACCAGGAGTATCAAAACAACTTGATTGCCCAACACTCTAATGCCATTGCACATTTAACACAACAAACAAAAGCTACATGTGAAAA cTATCAATCACAGCATCAAGCATTTGTTGCTCATACAATGCAACAAATACAACAAATGGAAATGCAGAAACATGCAATTGAATTACAAAATAGTCACGATCATAACAAAGAAACACAGCAAcagaataatattcaaaatcctTTCCAACCCAATAATTTCGGTGATCAAGGATATCAACAAATGTCAAGTTATGATCAGAATTTTAACTCTGGTCACCAACAGTATGGCAGTGAAAGTGGTGATAATTATGCCTCAAATAATAGTATAAGTGGTAATGAAAATAGTTACGACAGTCAGACATTTGATCAAATAACAAGCCAAAAGAAACCAGACATTATAGAGGAGCCAGACTTGTCAAATCTTCCCAATGTAAATTTTTCTCAACCACCACCAGGCTTTAAACCACTAGAAAGTTCACCAATATTAGCATTCCAGAATGGTCTTCCAGATCTTAGCAAGCCTCCTCCTGGATTTCCACCATTCCCTGAGATTAATAATGAGGAATTAATGCCTTCAGTTCCTTATTTTGAGTTGCCGGCCGGTTTAATGGTACCTCTAATTATG CTGGAGGACGATAAGTACAAACCACTAGACCCTGCAAAAATCCGCCTCCCACCACCAGCGCCGCCAAATGAAAGATTACTAGCTGCTGTAGATGCTTTCTATGCTTCACCAAATCATGAAAGGCCTAGAGACAA cgagGGTTGGGAGAAATTAGGACTGTATGAATACTACAAAGCAAAGAATTCAGCTCGAAAAAATAAGGAAGAAGCAATTGCTCAAGGTTTAAGACAAAAGTCGAAATCTCCGAGCCCCGTCCCGAAAGACTTACAAAAACAACCAACACCACCGGGAAGGAGATACAG gtCGTTAAGTAGGACACCAGAGAGATCATCACCAAAAAAGTCTCGATCGCGTTCGCCTTCACCGCGCCGAAAAACTTCATGGAGGCGAGATAGAGACAGGGAGA GTCGCCGGAGGTCACGTTCTCGGTCTCGCTCGCGGTCGCGCAGTCGCTCGCGGGAACGCGAACGCCATCGGGAGTCGCCGCGTGCGCGTCGCGTCGAGCGCTCCCGGTCACCCACTCCGCCTAGCTTCTT AGGCGGTTCGGCATTTCCCAGCACGTCTAGCGGGCTGGACTCGAGCAACAAAGGACACCAGCTCCTGCAAAAGATGGGCTGGAGCCAGGGCGGACTGGGCGCAGCCGGACAAGGTATCGCAGAGCCAATTAGTGGTGGTGCTGTGCGGGATCGACAGGACCAATACAAAG GTGTTGGGGTTAATTTAAATGACCCCTATGAAAACTTCAGAAAGAACAAAGGTGCAGCATTTATTACAAGAATGAAAGAGAGAGCGTTGGAGCGGTCATCGTGA